A genome region from Verrucomicrobiota bacterium includes the following:
- a CDS encoding HEAT repeat domain-containing protein codes for MLKTNPAHLLAILTGSAVFAASEPSQSPLTPENERGTFRFADANLIIELVAAEPEVVSPVAIAWDANGRMFVAEMMDYPNASSGGRIRLLEDRDGDGRYERATVFAEKLPYPNGVLPWNGGVLVTAAPDILFFKDTDGDGRADERRILLTGFGQGNQQLRVNGLFWGLDNWVYGANGRSDGEIRRSDAPSGKTVSLRGHDFRFRPDTGEFEAIAGRSQFGSARDDWGNRFLSWNTIPARHEVLPEHYLNRNPNLATTESVLDIISPGDDGRVFPLTPPPLVFNNESSSHFNALAGLTIYRGAALGEKYRGNAFVGESLRNLVHRRVLVPNGVTFVAKRGEEGKEFLASTDPWFHPVNFATGPDGALYVVDFYRRFVEHPGFVPGNLREQIQWRTGAEHGRIWRIRIKYPKTQPPTTQLKLSRASSVELVKCLENQNGWWRDTAQRLLVERQDQKVIPALKKLARKGQLPESRLQALWTLDGIRSNDHSALDDDTLHPALEDKKEEVRVNALKLCESRLGTSLPSPKVSAAVERMVKDPSPKVRFQLALTLGELKAPERSDLLLAQLAGEGIKDKWQSLAIQSSIRNQNGLFLKTLARQNPGWFNEPTPEQRKFLEQVAIQIGARNNDTELVVSLPVLLGGVPGPTRLEVAAGLAEGLARANRSLRDWMNRPSAILGEPSQAFTRWIAQAQATATNQVELLPYRVAAIRLLKQTKSESARSVLLGLLQTEHPPEVQSAAAGALMDFGDRELAAKIFAGWSQYTTSIRRQMLSSALRSPTATAALVDALEARKVLPDELDASTRQALRNVQNPDLAKRVKRIVQTDTAPSRDEVVRSFEPSLKMAGDRQRGATTFAKLCLLCHAIQGKGNHVGPDLSGVASRPKEALLVDILDPSRQVTPDFISYTLTTTQGETVMGLIAAESANGVTVRRAGQPDETISRTQIAGLRAEGKSLMPDGLEQGLTQQDLADLLDFLQKPDNKLLPEEK; via the coding sequence ATGCTCAAAACGAATCCCGCCCATCTTCTCGCGATCCTCACGGGCAGCGCCGTCTTTGCGGCCAGTGAACCCTCCCAAAGTCCGCTCACTCCGGAAAATGAGCGTGGAACTTTTCGCTTCGCTGACGCCAATCTCATCATTGAACTCGTCGCCGCCGAACCGGAGGTCGTGAGTCCGGTGGCCATCGCTTGGGACGCCAATGGCAGGATGTTCGTGGCGGAGATGATGGATTATCCCAATGCGTCGTCGGGAGGACGTATCAGACTCCTGGAGGACCGCGACGGCGATGGACGTTACGAACGGGCGACTGTATTTGCCGAGAAGTTGCCGTACCCGAACGGTGTGTTGCCGTGGAATGGCGGGGTGTTAGTCACTGCTGCGCCGGACATTTTGTTTTTCAAAGATACGGATGGCGACGGCCGCGCGGATGAACGCCGCATTTTGCTCACGGGCTTCGGTCAGGGCAACCAGCAGTTGCGTGTGAACGGTCTGTTCTGGGGATTGGACAACTGGGTCTATGGCGCCAACGGCCGCAGTGACGGAGAAATTCGCCGCTCGGATGCGCCGTCGGGCAAAACCGTTTCGCTTCGCGGTCACGATTTTCGCTTTCGTCCGGACACGGGTGAGTTTGAGGCCATTGCCGGGCGCAGCCAGTTTGGATCGGCACGCGACGATTGGGGAAACCGCTTTCTTTCGTGGAACACGATTCCTGCCCGCCACGAAGTTTTGCCGGAACACTACTTGAACCGGAATCCGAACCTCGCCACGACCGAGTCCGTGCTCGACATCATTTCGCCAGGCGACGATGGCCGCGTGTTTCCGTTGACGCCTCCACCGCTGGTGTTCAACAACGAATCGTCGAGTCATTTCAACGCGCTCGCCGGGCTGACGATTTATCGCGGCGCTGCGCTGGGCGAAAAATATCGCGGCAATGCTTTTGTCGGCGAATCTCTGCGCAATTTGGTCCATCGGCGGGTTCTAGTGCCGAACGGTGTGACGTTTGTCGCGAAGCGCGGTGAGGAAGGTAAAGAATTCCTGGCTTCGACCGATCCGTGGTTTCATCCGGTGAATTTCGCCACTGGTCCGGACGGCGCGCTGTACGTCGTCGATTTCTATCGCCGGTTTGTCGAGCATCCCGGATTTGTGCCGGGCAATCTGCGCGAGCAAATCCAATGGCGGACCGGCGCCGAGCACGGGCGCATCTGGCGAATCCGGATCAAATACCCAAAAACCCAACCTCCAACCACCCAACTCAAACTGAGCCGCGCCAGCAGCGTTGAGTTGGTGAAGTGTCTGGAGAACCAAAACGGCTGGTGGCGCGACACTGCTCAGCGACTGCTCGTCGAGCGTCAGGATCAGAAAGTAATTCCGGCTCTGAAAAAGCTGGCGCGCAAAGGGCAACTCCCGGAATCCCGGCTGCAAGCGCTTTGGACGCTGGACGGTATTCGCTCGAACGACCATTCCGCACTGGACGACGATACGTTGCACCCAGCTCTGGAGGACAAGAAAGAAGAGGTGCGTGTCAATGCGTTGAAACTCTGCGAGTCGCGCCTCGGTACGTCATTACCCTCTCCGAAAGTTTCCGCGGCGGTGGAGAGAATGGTCAAAGACCCGTCGCCAAAAGTCAGGTTTCAACTCGCTCTTACGCTCGGCGAATTGAAAGCACCGGAGCGCAGTGATCTCTTGCTGGCGCAGCTTGCTGGCGAAGGCATCAAGGACAAATGGCAGTCGCTGGCTATTCAGAGCAGTATTCGCAATCAGAACGGTTTGTTTCTCAAGACTCTGGCGCGCCAGAATCCGGGATGGTTCAACGAACCAACTCCGGAGCAAAGAAAATTCCTCGAACAGGTTGCCATTCAAATCGGGGCGCGCAACAACGACACTGAACTGGTCGTCAGCTTGCCGGTTTTGCTTGGCGGGGTGCCCGGCCCAACGCGACTTGAAGTCGCCGCCGGATTGGCGGAGGGGCTGGCGCGCGCGAATCGATCGTTACGGGACTGGATGAACCGGCCGTCGGCAATCTTGGGAGAACCTTCGCAAGCGTTCACACGCTGGATTGCGCAAGCTCAAGCCACGGCGACAAACCAGGTAGAGCTGTTGCCTTACCGGGTGGCCGCCATTCGCTTGCTGAAACAGACCAAGTCCGAATCCGCCCGTTCCGTTCTGCTGGGTTTGTTGCAAACGGAACATCCGCCTGAAGTTCAATCTGCCGCCGCCGGAGCACTGATGGATTTTGGAGACCGGGAGTTGGCCGCGAAGATTTTCGCAGGTTGGAGTCAGTACACCACCAGCATCCGGCGACAGATGTTGTCCAGCGCACTGCGTTCGCCAACGGCAACGGCGGCGTTGGTCGATGCGCTGGAAGCGCGAAAAGTCCTGCCCGATGAACTCGATGCCTCAACCCGACAGGCATTGCGGAACGTTCAGAATCCCGATCTGGCCAAACGCGTGAAGCGCATCGTGCAAACAGACACCGCTCCAAGTCGCGACGAAGTCGTCCGTAGTTTTGAGCCGTCGCTGAAAATGGCAGGTGACCGTCAACGCGGCGCAACTACTTTTGCCAAACTCTGTCTGCTTTGTCACGCGATCCAAGGAAAAGGAAACCATGTCGGCCCTGATCTTTCCGGTGTGGCGAGTCGTCCCAAGGAAGCGTTGCTGGTGGATATTCTTGATCCGAGCCGGCAGGTCACGCCCGACTTCATCAGTTACACGCTGACCACGACACAGGGCGAAACCGTGATGGGTTTGATCGCAGCCGAAAGCGCAAACGGCGTGACGGTGCGACGGGCCGGACAGCCGGACGAAACGATTTCGCGGACTCAGATTGCCGGCTTGCGCGCGGAGGGCAAGTCGCTGATGCCGGACGGACTGGAACAAGGTCTCACGCAACAAGACCTCGCCGACTTGCTGGACTTTCTTCAAAAGCCCGATAACAAACTTCTGCCTGAGGAAAAATGA